A genome region from Akkermansiaceae bacterium includes the following:
- a CDS encoding PPC domain-containing protein, whose translation MALITQSFGLTPISPAGGQRGTDVTVTLRDDNIASFQELITYQPGLSLSGLKVNEKDNKLATATLHIAPDAPLGEHSVRIRTAYDISYVRPFWVGPFPSVKSVEFEENPNPIQRVELNTTVEGTITLEDVDMFVVALKKGQRLSVEAEAMRLGRVLFDAYIAVLDPKDTEIASCDDSPFLKTDPFVSFIAPEDGDYRIVIREAAYEGGDSSKYRLHIGTFPRPTAVFPPGGKPGETLDLTFIGDPTGPFVQTVTLPSEASPDFAIHPVQNGETAPSPVPFAVSPLEHSSQPQNNTGLNLAHPFPPIPSAVDGILDATSPQRWFSFTAKKGQNLDIRLIARSLGSPLDSVLSVRDAKYKTLISSDDDQLSPDSFIKWTCPEDGTYYLQLRDQLGRTGPDFTFRIEIENRRPAISASLPVAERNESQKEKFFTIPRGNRSAAVIQLKRENTACDIAFETVDLPPGIRMIAPPVPKSLNSFPVIFEASPDAPPGSSLQAFTIRATGEQAPENLSGALSDTVHHIEVNNEGTYHSFSSDRIPTAVTEAVPFSIELAPPAVPIVRNGKLMLRMQVTRSGDFKGKITAKLPWFPPGITGPVTVEIPPEKTEAEYELNASAEAAAGTWQICVMAASDTPNGRRSVSSQFAPLIVAEPYLSFTLDLAAGRIGEPSALLAKIEQLREFSGEATAELLSLPFGVTSSPVKFTKDQSEITFPLTIAADAKPGKTTGLLCKVLVPEGDAMVTHQTGQGGTLRIDPAPKKEEGKPAPKPQPEVAGATPPAKPLSRLEQLRQKK comes from the coding sequence TTGGCACTGATCACGCAATCCTTCGGATTGACCCCCATATCCCCTGCCGGCGGCCAGCGCGGCACCGACGTCACGGTCACCCTCCGCGATGACAACATCGCCTCCTTCCAGGAACTCATCACCTACCAACCCGGCCTCTCCCTCTCCGGACTCAAGGTGAACGAAAAGGACAACAAACTCGCCACCGCCACCCTCCACATAGCGCCCGACGCACCCCTCGGCGAGCACTCCGTCCGCATCCGCACCGCATACGACATCTCCTACGTGCGCCCGTTCTGGGTCGGCCCCTTCCCTTCCGTGAAATCGGTCGAGTTCGAGGAAAACCCCAACCCGATCCAGCGCGTCGAACTCAACACGACCGTCGAGGGAACCATCACCCTCGAGGACGTGGACATGTTCGTCGTAGCCCTGAAAAAAGGCCAGCGGCTCTCCGTCGAGGCCGAGGCGATGCGGCTCGGGCGCGTGCTCTTCGATGCCTACATCGCCGTCCTAGATCCGAAGGACACCGAGATCGCCTCCTGCGACGACTCGCCTTTCCTGAAAACCGATCCCTTCGTTTCCTTCATCGCACCCGAGGACGGGGACTACCGCATCGTGATCCGCGAAGCCGCCTACGAGGGCGGCGACAGCTCGAAATACCGCCTCCACATCGGCACCTTCCCGAGACCCACTGCGGTCTTCCCGCCCGGAGGGAAACCCGGCGAAACCCTGGATCTCACATTCATCGGCGATCCCACCGGCCCCTTCGTGCAAACCGTCACGCTCCCTTCCGAAGCTTCCCCGGATTTCGCAATCCACCCGGTGCAGAACGGCGAGACCGCCCCCTCGCCCGTCCCATTCGCCGTCTCGCCACTCGAACATTCGTCGCAACCGCAAAACAACACCGGGCTCAATCTCGCCCACCCCTTCCCGCCCATTCCCTCTGCCGTCGATGGGATCCTTGACGCCACCAGCCCGCAGCGTTGGTTCAGTTTCACCGCGAAAAAAGGCCAGAACCTCGATATCCGCCTCATCGCCCGCTCGCTCGGCTCGCCTCTCGATTCCGTGCTATCGGTCCGCGATGCGAAATACAAGACACTCATCTCCAGCGACGACGACCAGCTATCACCGGACAGCTTTATCAAATGGACCTGCCCGGAAGACGGCACGTATTACCTCCAGCTCCGCGACCAGCTCGGCCGCACCGGCCCGGACTTCACCTTCCGTATCGAGATCGAAAACCGCAGGCCGGCCATCTCCGCATCGCTTCCCGTCGCGGAACGGAACGAATCCCAGAAGGAAAAGTTTTTCACCATCCCCCGCGGCAACCGCAGCGCCGCCGTAATCCAGCTCAAGCGTGAGAACACCGCCTGCGACATCGCCTTCGAAACCGTGGATCTCCCCCCCGGCATCCGCATGATCGCGCCTCCCGTCCCGAAATCGCTCAACAGCTTCCCGGTCATTTTCGAGGCATCGCCGGACGCGCCCCCCGGCTCCTCCCTCCAGGCTTTCACCATCCGCGCCACCGGCGAGCAAGCCCCGGAAAACCTCAGCGGAGCACTCTCCGACACCGTCCACCACATAGAGGTCAACAACGAGGGAACCTACCACTCGTTTTCCTCGGATCGCATCCCCACCGCCGTCACCGAGGCCGTTCCGTTCTCCATCGAGCTCGCCCCACCCGCCGTTCCCATCGTCAGAAACGGCAAGCTCATGCTCAGGATGCAGGTGACCCGAAGCGGCGATTTCAAAGGCAAGATCACCGCGAAACTCCCGTGGTTCCCACCCGGAATCACAGGCCCGGTCACCGTTGAGATCCCGCCGGAAAAAACCGAGGCCGAATACGAACTCAACGCCAGCGCCGAAGCGGCGGCAGGCACATGGCAGATCTGCGTGATGGCCGCCTCAGACACCCCGAACGGTCGCCGCTCCGTCTCCTCGCAATTCGCGCCACTCATCGTCGCCGAGCCCTACCTCAGTTTCACCCTAGACCTCGCCGCAGGCCGCATCGGCGAACCATCCGCCCTGCTCGCCAAGATCGAGCAGCTCCGCGAATTCAGCGGGGAGGCCACCGCCGAGCTGCTCTCGCTTCCCTTCGGCGTGACCTCGTCACCGGTGAAATTCACCAAGGATCAGTCCGAAATCACCTTCCCGCTCACCATCGCCGCGGATGCAAAACCAGGCAAAACCACCGGCCTCCTCTGCAAGGTGCTCGTCCCGGAAGGCGACGCAATGGTCACCCACCAGACCGGCCAGGGCGGAACCCTGCGCATCGACCCCGCCCCGAAAAAGGAAGAAGGCAAGCCCGCCCCAAAACCGCAGCCCGAAGTCGCCGGTGCCACGCCGCCCGCCAAACCCCTCTCCCGCCTCGAGCAGCTCCGGCAGAAAAAGTGA
- a CDS encoding LysR family transcriptional regulator → MQDLNLHHLELFHQVAKAGGITAATRAMSYGIQQPAVSAQISLLEAGMGVRLFHRRPFKLTPPGQELYDFIAPFFGKLPQVAERIAGKSSSHLRMAAPGIAMKNYLPEVIFRIRKKHPAMELTLLDVGSEGVFRLLEREEIDLGIVDLDAKVPQGISKETLGSLPLLLLLPAGLPMPRGGLAKLAGEQALIRTSSRSSMARMFEKGLAKKGIRWPARMEVSSIELVEAYVSRGMGVGVTVKVPGVGFSKAVKTIELKDFGKLTIAGVWRGTIHPLAAEVLAELRRVASSI, encoded by the coding sequence ATGCAGGATCTGAATCTACATCATCTGGAGCTTTTCCACCAAGTGGCCAAGGCGGGTGGGATCACCGCCGCCACCCGCGCGATGAGCTATGGCATCCAGCAACCGGCGGTGAGTGCGCAGATTTCACTGCTGGAGGCGGGGATGGGTGTGCGGCTGTTCCATCGGAGGCCTTTCAAGCTGACTCCGCCCGGACAGGAGTTGTACGATTTCATTGCGCCGTTTTTCGGGAAGCTGCCGCAGGTGGCGGAGAGGATTGCGGGCAAATCCTCATCCCATCTGCGCATGGCCGCGCCCGGGATCGCGATGAAGAATTATCTGCCCGAAGTGATCTTCCGGATCAGGAAGAAACATCCGGCGATGGAACTCACCCTGCTGGATGTCGGGTCGGAAGGCGTTTTCCGGCTGCTCGAGAGGGAGGAGATCGATCTGGGCATCGTGGATCTGGATGCGAAGGTGCCACAGGGTATAAGCAAGGAGACGCTTGGTTCGCTGCCCCTGCTGTTGTTGTTGCCCGCCGGCTTGCCGATGCCGAGGGGCGGCCTTGCGAAACTTGCCGGGGAACAGGCGCTGATACGCACTTCCTCCAGATCGTCGATGGCGAGGATGTTCGAAAAAGGGCTGGCGAAGAAAGGCATCCGCTGGCCCGCCCGCATGGAAGTCAGTTCCATCGAGCTGGTGGAGGCATACGTATCGCGGGGGATGGGAGTTGGCGTTACGGTGAAGGTTCCCGGCGTCGGGTTTTCCAAGGCGGTGAAAACGATCGAGCTGAAGGATTTCGGGAAACTTACGATCGCCGGGGTATGGCGGGGTACGATTCATCCGCTGGCAGCGGAGGTGCTGGCGGAGCTCAGGCGGGTGGCTTCGTCGATCTGA
- a CDS encoding sterol desaturase family protein — translation MLILLICIAALMVLIERIWPANGLPRVRGWWLRILLVNLAQVGVVILAGFTWEKWLSAASLFHLSTWLGDIPAALIAYFVSTFVYYWWHRVRHESAFFWKLCHQLHHSPRRIELLASFYKHPLEIFLNSLISATLVYALLGCSVTAAVIYTGLTAVAEYFYHWNIRTPHWLGFLIQRPESHRIHHKRNHHTQNYADLPLWDWLFGTFHNPEKSPTRCGFDPAREQRVIEMLAFRDVHKTEPSPVLAPTCIGCSKRWACTMSKQLHNP, via the coding sequence ATGTTGATTCTCCTGATATGCATCGCGGCGCTCATGGTGCTCATCGAGCGCATCTGGCCTGCCAACGGACTTCCCCGGGTTCGCGGTTGGTGGCTGCGCATCCTGCTCGTCAATCTCGCCCAGGTCGGGGTTGTCATCCTCGCCGGGTTCACTTGGGAGAAATGGCTCTCGGCGGCTTCGCTTTTCCATCTCAGCACATGGCTCGGCGATATCCCGGCCGCGCTGATCGCATACTTCGTCTCCACCTTTGTTTACTACTGGTGGCACCGCGTCAGGCACGAGTCCGCTTTTTTCTGGAAGCTCTGCCACCAGCTCCATCATTCGCCCCGCCGCATCGAGCTGCTCGCCAGCTTCTACAAGCACCCGCTCGAAATTTTCCTGAACTCACTCATCAGCGCCACGTTGGTTTATGCATTGCTCGGCTGCTCGGTCACCGCCGCCGTGATCTACACCGGGCTTACCGCCGTCGCCGAATATTTCTACCACTGGAACATACGCACCCCGCATTGGCTGGGATTCCTCATCCAACGCCCCGAATCCCACCGTATCCATCACAAGCGCAACCACCACACCCAGAATTACGCGGATCTGCCGCTGTGGGACTGGCTTTTCGGAACCTTTCACAACCCGGAGAAATCCCCCACGCGCTGCGGGTTCGATCCCGCCAGGGAGCAGCGCGTCATCGAGATGCTCGCCTTCCGCGACGTCCACAAAACGGAACCCTCCCCCGTGCTGGCACCCACCTGCATCGGCTGCTCGAAACGCTGGGCCTGCACCATGTCGAAACAACTCCACAACCCATGA
- a CDS encoding DUF393 domain-containing protein, with amino-acid sequence MNASSNAMTAWQFTAFRIIFGAYLAIHFTGLVPYATELFGSTGLIGDPSLNPAAGLFPNPLNLGLPPASLAAILISLVALSLCYAAGFLRPLVSIVLWFGWTALFHRNNLISNPSIPYVGLLLALSAIVPGGEPLSTGRIRDDWKMPAWIPRCAWFLLAAGYTFSGYTKLHSPSWTDGSAMRFLLENPLARPGFIRDSMLALPDGFLASATWFTLAAELLYLPLACFRKTRPWIWLVMVLLHIGIILVVDFADLSLGMLMIHAFTFDHRWLPGKFSRIIVAYDGDCATCSRSIRFLAGQDDRDIIRFTTLQSDRGKQMEATSGSGHLTGLVIEADGAILTKFPAVIALLESLGGMWRIAACCASWLPKSAGGFAYDRFAANRYRWFGKNLSCGLPDAGIRSKLL; translated from the coding sequence ATGAACGCCTCATCCAACGCCATGACCGCATGGCAATTCACCGCTTTCCGCATCATCTTCGGAGCCTACCTCGCCATCCACTTCACCGGCCTCGTTCCCTACGCCACCGAACTCTTTGGAAGCACCGGCCTGATCGGCGACCCATCGCTCAATCCCGCCGCAGGGCTTTTCCCGAATCCGCTCAACCTCGGGCTTCCGCCCGCCTCCCTCGCCGCAATCCTGATATCGCTGGTCGCCCTCTCGCTCTGCTACGCAGCGGGATTCCTACGCCCGCTTGTCTCCATTGTCCTCTGGTTCGGCTGGACCGCCCTGTTCCACCGCAACAACCTCATCTCCAATCCATCCATCCCATACGTCGGCCTGCTGCTGGCACTCTCTGCCATCGTGCCCGGAGGCGAGCCCCTTTCCACCGGCAGGATCCGCGATGATTGGAAAATGCCTGCCTGGATCCCTCGCTGCGCGTGGTTTCTACTCGCCGCCGGTTACACCTTCAGCGGATACACGAAGCTCCACTCCCCTTCCTGGACGGATGGCAGCGCGATGAGATTCCTGTTAGAAAACCCCCTCGCCCGCCCAGGTTTCATCCGTGATTCCATGCTCGCGCTTCCTGACGGATTCCTGGCCTCCGCAACCTGGTTCACGCTTGCCGCCGAGTTGCTATACCTGCCACTTGCTTGCTTCAGGAAAACCCGCCCGTGGATCTGGCTGGTGATGGTCTTGCTGCACATCGGCATCATCCTCGTGGTGGATTTCGCCGATCTCAGCCTCGGGATGCTCATGATCCATGCCTTCACCTTCGACCACCGCTGGCTACCCGGAAAATTCTCAAGGATCATCGTGGCATACGATGGCGATTGCGCGACCTGCAGCCGCTCCATCCGTTTCCTGGCCGGGCAGGATGATCGGGACATCATCCGTTTCACCACCCTGCAAAGCGATCGCGGCAAACAAATGGAAGCCACATCCGGCTCCGGACACCTCACCGGTCTGGTCATCGAGGCGGATGGCGCGATCCTGACGAAATTCCCCGCCGTGATCGCACTGCTAGAATCGCTCGGCGGCATGTGGCGGATAGCCGCCTGCTGCGCCTCATGGCTGCCGAAATCCGCCGGTGGCTTCGCATACGACCGCTTCGCCGCAAACCGCTACCGCTGGTTTGGGAAAAACCTTTCCTGCGGACTTCCGGACGCAGGGATCCGTTCAAAACTCCTGTGA
- a CDS encoding RDD family protein codes for MEIWLIINGKRSGPYPDYEIRGRIEHGEMGRDEMVWHEGLAEWTPVGELELFSKSFGGGRAKALPPPLPTGHLDKSGQPNPHLGRRFWARWLDLMGFSALWWLGMYLSGRDIEVAMANMWLLLSMYMPWFAIESWLLHSLGWTPGKWLMGLRVVNEDGSALALKPAVWRSLRVMVTGVGFGWGLLAVLCNAMSWFTTRRLGKPIWDHIGGHKVVARDIGAFPILAMIFAFQFFLVIHFCVLGRYAMKHQMDEMTPEQRKIAEQWEKIYFPERR; via the coding sequence ATGGAAATCTGGCTCATCATCAACGGCAAGCGTTCCGGCCCGTATCCGGATTATGAGATCCGTGGCAGGATCGAGCATGGGGAAATGGGGCGGGATGAAATGGTCTGGCATGAGGGGCTGGCGGAGTGGACGCCGGTGGGTGAGCTGGAGCTGTTCAGCAAGAGCTTCGGAGGTGGGCGTGCGAAGGCGCTGCCACCTCCGCTGCCGACCGGGCATCTCGATAAGTCCGGACAGCCGAATCCGCATCTGGGCAGGAGGTTCTGGGCCCGGTGGCTGGATCTGATGGGTTTTTCCGCGCTTTGGTGGCTGGGGATGTATCTGAGCGGCAGGGATATCGAGGTTGCGATGGCGAACATGTGGCTGCTGCTGTCCATGTACATGCCCTGGTTCGCCATCGAGTCCTGGTTGCTCCACAGCTTGGGATGGACTCCGGGAAAATGGCTGATGGGCTTGAGGGTGGTGAACGAGGACGGCTCCGCCCTGGCGCTCAAACCGGCGGTCTGGCGCTCGCTGCGGGTGATGGTCACGGGGGTGGGTTTCGGCTGGGGCCTGCTGGCGGTCCTATGCAACGCGATGAGCTGGTTCACGACGAGGCGGCTCGGCAAACCGATCTGGGATCACATCGGCGGGCACAAGGTGGTGGCGCGGGATATCGGCGCATTCCCCATCCTTGCCATGATCTTCGCATTTCAATTCTTTTTGGTAATCCACTTTTGCGTTCTCGGAAGATATGCGATGAAGCACCAGATGGATGAGATGACCCCGGAGCAGCGAAAGATCGCTGAGCAATGGGAGAAGATCTATTTCCCGGAGAGGAGATGA
- a CDS encoding ABC transporter permease — protein MIHSTACPRPSRAFRNPCRNQGKGLGIHPSKLLELRHSRLLTTIAELALAYDCLAGKTVEKGKQAVHAFGELSLGGQSDFQAAVSLRLLPVLVAPGGGMGLGLRIEKRSFSFMLARRYLNPRRAVLSSFTLISLVGVLLGVLVLVVVMAVFAGLERNVKERLLGFTPHVLVRTVALPDEEDAAPWQDLADEAARIPGVAGATAFVADNVILDVGSWQRPVSFRGIDTGDAAQVKGVSDMLDLENFPDSSADLGLDDRAVISSIVAEQFKLRVGDTMRLYSTRNFEGVMQAYKATEKPVAREAYADDWATVSEVLRDKWSEDGENFTMPADDLIGAYHALEMIFAEDIRAPEREMVENLLRAMEGGERGEGDAIFRFSKDNKEAVIDGFDALEKTDAEKMDGEILKGLKSLVLPKEAVVAGIYSASQMAVTPDLFVPLPLAQDLAGLGSQVQGIALRLEDPYEAEEVAAAARKSLGPERYVETWGDQYQAFFALISQQRVMMYFALSFIVLVSAFSMMAVMFTVTIQKRREIGVMKALGAAPGQIVRVFLYQGMLLGLLGAALGVGLGRIVIHFRGVVQEGMRLIGFDPFSAQLTGFGVLPAFNDPLEQAVIGFLAFVLCSLAALVPAFFAARSDAAKSLRNL, from the coding sequence TTGATCCACAGCACCGCGTGCCCTCGTCCATCCCGGGCATTCCGTAATCCATGCCGGAATCAGGGAAAAGGGCTCGGAATCCACCCTAGCAAACTCCTCGAACTCCGCCATTCCCGTCTCCTCACCACCATCGCCGAGCTCGCCCTGGCCTACGATTGCCTCGCCGGGAAGACCGTGGAGAAGGGGAAACAGGCGGTGCATGCCTTCGGAGAGCTCTCCTTGGGCGGGCAAAGCGATTTTCAGGCAGCTGTCAGCCTCCGCTTGCTTCCGGTTTTGGTTGCGCCGGGGGGTGGGATGGGGCTAGGTCTGCGTATCGAAAAGCGCTCTTTCAGTTTCATGTTGGCCAGGCGGTATCTGAATCCGCGCCGCGCCGTGCTTTCATCCTTCACCCTGATCTCGTTGGTCGGGGTGTTGCTGGGCGTGCTGGTGCTGGTGGTGGTGATGGCGGTGTTCGCGGGGCTGGAGCGGAATGTGAAGGAGCGGCTGCTCGGGTTCACCCCTCACGTTCTTGTTAGGACGGTGGCGCTGCCGGATGAGGAGGATGCGGCGCCTTGGCAGGATCTTGCGGATGAGGCGGCGCGCATCCCCGGTGTTGCCGGTGCGACGGCGTTCGTGGCGGACAACGTGATCCTCGATGTCGGCTCATGGCAGCGGCCGGTCAGTTTCCGGGGGATAGACACCGGCGATGCGGCGCAGGTGAAAGGCGTTTCCGACATGCTGGATCTGGAGAATTTCCCCGATTCCAGCGCCGATCTCGGTCTGGATGACAGGGCGGTGATTTCCTCCATCGTGGCGGAGCAATTCAAGCTGCGGGTGGGGGACACCATGCGGCTGTATTCGACGCGGAACTTTGAGGGGGTGATGCAGGCCTACAAGGCGACCGAGAAGCCGGTGGCGCGCGAGGCGTATGCGGACGACTGGGCGACGGTGTCCGAGGTGCTGCGGGACAAGTGGTCCGAGGACGGGGAGAATTTCACGATGCCCGCCGATGACCTGATCGGCGCGTATCATGCCCTTGAGATGATCTTCGCCGAGGACATCCGTGCCCCGGAGCGTGAGATGGTGGAAAATCTGCTGCGGGCGATGGAGGGCGGGGAGCGCGGGGAAGGAGATGCTATCTTCCGCTTTTCCAAAGACAACAAGGAGGCGGTGATCGATGGCTTCGATGCGTTGGAGAAAACGGATGCGGAGAAGATGGATGGCGAAATCCTCAAAGGGCTCAAAAGCCTGGTGCTGCCCAAGGAGGCGGTGGTCGCCGGGATCTACTCCGCCTCGCAGATGGCGGTGACGCCGGATCTTTTCGTGCCGCTGCCGCTGGCACAGGATCTCGCGGGGCTGGGAAGCCAGGTGCAGGGGATCGCGCTGCGGCTGGAGGATCCGTATGAGGCGGAGGAGGTGGCGGCGGCGGCGAGGAAAAGCCTTGGCCCGGAGCGGTATGTTGAGACCTGGGGCGACCAATACCAGGCGTTCTTCGCGCTCATCAGCCAGCAGCGGGTGATGATGTATTTCGCGCTTTCGTTCATCGTGCTGGTGTCGGCGTTCTCGATGATGGCGGTGATGTTCACGGTGACGATCCAGAAGAGGCGCGAGATCGGGGTGATGAAGGCGCTGGGTGCCGCGCCGGGCCAGATCGTGCGGGTGTTCCTCTATCAGGGGATGTTGCTGGGCTTGCTCGGGGCGGCGCTCGGGGTCGGCCTCGGGCGCATCGTGATCCATTTCCGCGGGGTGGTGCAGGAGGGGATGCGGCTGATCGGGTTCGATCCCTTTTCCGCGCAGCTGACCGGATTCGGGGTCTTGCCGGCATTCAACGATCCCCTGGAGCAGGCGGTGATCGGGTTCCTCGCCTTTGTTTTGTGTTCGCTTGCGGCGCTGGTTCCCGCATTTTTCGCAGCCCGCAGCGATGCCGCGAAATCCCTGCGCAATCTCTGA
- a CDS encoding AEC family transporter, producing MISPTTVILSVLPVYLLMAGGAALRKLGVLKQEHDAGVMHVIFSVLLPCFILDKMLGAEVLRDIQVLATGTGLGFSLIILGIGIGYLAGKAIGLTPGHGIRTFALATGCQNYGFTAVPVVEILWGTSAVALLFVHNIGVEMAIWSVGVMLMSGETGVPWKRLANGPIIAVGIGLVLVILHVDHLVTGPPRTAVSMLGTGAFPLAIMMTGATIMDLAGNEKPSWRIITAACVVRLAIMPAVIILCAKFIPMAAELRQILLVQAAMPAALVPILLARIYGGRPAVAVQVVIATTVVSVFTLPYIITFGIRYLDLTPISP from the coding sequence TTGATCTCGCCCACCACAGTCATCCTCTCGGTGCTGCCCGTCTATCTGCTGATGGCAGGCGGGGCGGCGCTCAGGAAGCTTGGCGTGCTCAAGCAGGAGCATGACGCCGGGGTGATGCATGTGATCTTCTCGGTGCTGCTGCCGTGCTTCATCCTCGACAAGATGCTCGGTGCCGAGGTGCTGCGGGATATACAGGTTCTCGCAACCGGCACGGGACTCGGCTTTTCACTCATCATCCTCGGCATCGGCATCGGCTACCTTGCGGGAAAAGCGATCGGCCTCACGCCCGGTCACGGGATACGCACCTTCGCGCTCGCCACAGGCTGCCAGAACTATGGCTTCACCGCCGTCCCCGTGGTTGAGATCCTATGGGGCACATCCGCCGTCGCCCTCCTCTTTGTCCACAACATCGGCGTGGAAATGGCGATCTGGTCGGTGGGAGTGATGCTGATGTCCGGGGAAACCGGCGTGCCGTGGAAGCGCCTCGCCAACGGCCCCATCATCGCGGTGGGGATCGGCCTTGTGCTGGTCATCCTGCATGTGGATCATCTGGTCACCGGCCCACCGCGAACGGCGGTTTCCATGCTCGGCACCGGAGCTTTCCCGCTGGCGATCATGATGACGGGGGCGACGATCATGGATCTGGCAGGGAATGAGAAACCCTCCTGGAGAATCATCACCGCCGCGTGCGTGGTGCGCCTGGCCATCATGCCCGCCGTCATCATCCTCTGCGCGAAATTCATACCCATGGCCGCCGAACTGCGCCAGATCCTGCTGGTGCAGGCGGCAATGCCGGCCGCGCTCGTACCCATCCTCCTAGCCCGGATCTACGGCGGGCGCCCGGCTGTTGCCGTGCAGGTGGTCATCGCCACGACCGTGGTCTCGGTTTTCACCCTCCCCTACATCATCACCTTCGGCATCCGCTACCTGGATCTCACGCCGATCAGCCCCTGA